Within the Kiritimatiellia bacterium genome, the region TTGCCCGCTATCGCGATCAGATTCCTGATTTCGAAAAACGAGCGGAGGCCTTGGGCGTGTTGTCTGCCGTGGCCGATCGTGCCCGCGCTTCCGATCCGCCGGATGAGGTGATGCGGGAAAAAATCGCTGCGCTGTCGGAGGTCCCCTTTGAGCCTCCGCGGGAGGTTAAAAAGCGCATCTTCGACGACCGCGTTTTCTATCTATCGCTGCGCGAACAGGTCGAATCTGGCAGGCGGCTGACCGAAAACCAGCTTCGCCACTTGGACCAGCTTCTTCAAAAATATGCAGCGCATATTCCGGATTTTGAGGAGAAGGCGCAACGATGGGGCATCACTGACAAGCAAGAGGATTCCCAGGTGGCCGCGCTGGTGGACATGGCAAAAGCCGTGACGGAATGGAGGCCGCCGGCGGAGCGGAATGGCCGCGTCTGGGATGATAAACAATTTGTCGAATCTCTGCTTCGCCAGTACGAGACCAAAAAGAGTCTTTCACCCCGGCAGGTTTCGGCCCTGAAAAAGCTGCTGAGCCGATATGCCGACAAGATACCGGACTTTCCAAACCGAGCCGCGGCGGCTGGCATGCGCAGGCCGGTCCAAGCCAAGGATACCGTCGACGAACCATGATGCGGTCGGCGCAGGGGCCGATCGACGACCCGGCCCTGGTCCAGTTTGTACGATTTCTGGAAGGCGAAAAAAACGCTTCGCAACATACGGTTGAAAACTACCTGATGGACCTGCGGCAATTTGTAGAGGTCACGTGGGGAAGGGACGCGCGTCCGCCGTTTCCGTGGAATCAGGTCGATCGCATCGCGGTCAGGCGTTTTTTGGCCGTTGTTCAGAAGAGGGGCGCCTCGCCGGCCACCGCCCGTCGCAAGGTTTCCTCCCTTCGCTCTTTTTTCCGATATCTGCTTCGCGAGGAGATGGTATCGGCCAACCCTGTGAGCGGCATTCTCTTACCGAAGCGGGAAAGGAGGTTGCCGTCCGTTTTTTCGGTGGAAGAAGTGGGCCGACTGCTCGCCGCGCCGATGCTTGAGACACCCGGCGCGAGTTCACGGCAAGACCCCTTCGCTGAATGCGCGAGGCGGCGCGATGCGGCGATATTGGAGATCATCTACAGCGCAGGCCTGCGGTTGAGCGAGTTGACAGGGCTGCGCGTTGAGGAGTTGGACCTCCTGTCCGGAGTGTTGCGCGTGCGCGGCAAGGGGAAGAAGGAGCGTTTATGTCCCCTCGGCCGTCCCGCCCTACGAGCTTTGCAAGCCTATCTAGAGGCGCGGGACCGATGGCTGTCCGCTCGCGGGTTACCGTTGCGGGGCGCGCCCCTTTTCCTCAACAAAAATGGGGGTGCGCTGACACCGCGATCGGTCGAACGCATGATGAAAAAATATCTGCTGGCCGCAGGACTGGACCCCAGCAAATCTCCACACGCGTTGCGACACAGCTTCGCAACCCACCTGCTGGACGCCGGCGCGGATCTGCGTAGCGTTCAGGAGTTGCTCGGCCACGCAAGCCTCTCCACAACGCAGATTTACACGCACGTTTCAATCGATCGGCTACGAGAGGTCTACGAAAAGGCCCACCCGCGCGCGCGGCTGTAAATTCCGCAGTCCGAATCCCGAGCTGGGTAGGCAGAATTCCAGCACGGATGCATCGCGAACAAGAGCGCGTCAAGGCGTAGGGAGGGGTTATTCCACGGGATCCGCAGCCGGCGCCGGTTCGCTCGCCTGGCTGATAATGCCGGCGGCCTTCTTCAAGCGCGCCAGAGCCACATTGTAGGAAAACAGGGCCTGGACCTCGTTGTCGCGGGCCTGCGTCAGGGCCTGTTGGGACTGTAAGACGTCGAGTTGGGTTGCCGCACCGACGTCAAATCTGGACCGGGCAAGCCGCAGACTTTCTTCCGCCTGCTCAACCACTTTTCGCGTCGCTGTGACCAGCTCCTGGGCCTCGACGAACGATGAGTATGCCCGACGGACTTCAACATCAATGTCGAGGCGCGCCTTTTCCTCGGCGAGGCGGGTCTGTTCGAGTGCCGAGGCTGCCTGAAGAATCCGTCCGCGGGTTTGTTGTCCGTCAAACAAATTCCAGTTCAACATCAAACCTGCCCGCCAGCCATCGACGTTTTCCCAGCGGTCTTCGGACATCGGGTCGCTCTGGTACTGGTAGCCGGCGAATGCATTCAACTGCGGCTGGTACGACCCCTTAGCCGCGCGAAGGTCCCGCGCGCGCGCCTCGCGTAGGAGCGCCAGCCTTTTGAGTTCCGGCCGGTTCGCAAAGGCCAGGGCACGCGCCTCGGCCAAACTGGTTTGGAAACTGTCAAAACTCAATTCGCCCACGACGTCGAGTGTGGCTTCTTGGCCGGCGGCGGGGGGCGGAAATCCGAGGACACGCGCGAGTTCCTCCAGCGCGAGACGATAATCGTTGCGCGCCCGGATGAGAGGCGGATAACCGTTGGCTAGCGCGACTTCCGCGCGAAGAACATTGAACGGCGAAACGGCGCCGGCCTCCAATTTATTCTTCGCGGATTGAAGCTCCTCTTGCAGCAACTCGACGTTCTGCTCCTGGACCCGTACTTGCGAGCGGGCGAGAAGCACAGCATAGAACCGTTCGCGAACTTCCAGCAGGACGTTGTTAATGACGCTTTGAAGTTCCAGGCGCGCGGCCTCTTCCTCGAGCTTTCGCGCCTGGCTAGATGCCGCGAGGCTTCCGCCCGCGTACAAAGATTGAACGGCTTCGAGGCCAAGGTTCCATGTGGCGTCGTTCTTTTTGCCTGGCATCCCGAGATCTTCCGCCTCCTCTTGGTACATGCCGGAGATTCGGATGTTCGGAATTCGGCGGCCTTCGGCCTCGATGACTGAGCCGCTTTGCTGGCGCAATCGTTCGCGGGCGGACAGGATTTCGTAATTTTGCGCGACCGCCGTGTCCAGACAGCGCGCCAGATCGAAGGCTCCGCGCGGCTGCTTGGAGGCGTCAGCAGGAGTCTGGGCTACCGCGGGGAACGCCACCCCAAGAGCAAAAGCTGCAATGAGGGCGGCGGCGGTCAAACCGTTCCGGCGTGGTGAGCGGAATCGGGCCACCCATTCGGCGAATACTGTGTAGACCACCGGAATGACCACCAAAGTCAGGATCGTGCTCGTGAGGAGGCCGCCGAGCGCCACGATGCCCATGGGCCTCCGGCTTTCACCGCCGGCGCCCCAGCCGAATGCGATGGGCAGAATTCCGAGGATGGTTGAGAAGCTCGTCATCAGGATTGGTCGAAAGCGGAGTTTCCCTGCTTCGCGCATGGCCTCAATGGGAGAAAGGCCCTGAGCGACACGCTGGTTGGCAAATTCGACGAGCAGAATAGATGTCTTAGTCGCCATACCGATCAGGAGCACTAACCCGATTTGACTGATCAGATTCATGTTCATACCGCTAATCCTCGGAAACACGGCAGACAAAATGTGGGCGATCTTCGGCGGATCCGGCGCGTAGTTGGCCCAGCCATAAAAGGCTCGGCCCATGACCGACAGGCCATCGAGCGTCCACAGCAAACCGAAAGCGCCAAAAAAAGCGAGGGGTATCGTGAGCATAATTGTGAAGGGATGCAAGAGGCTTTCAAATTGCGAGGCCAGAGACATGTAAACCACGATCAGCGCGAGAGCCGCGATGAAATAGAACCCGCGTCCGGACTCCCGTAAATCTGACGATTCACCCGCCCATGCGAAGCGGGCGTCGGGCTCCAATTCGGCAAGGATTCGTTCCGCGCGCGCCATGGCCTCGCCAAGCGTGATTCCCGCGGGAGTCCCCTCAATGGTCGCTGAGCGGAAACGGTTGTAGTGGTAGATAGCGTTCGGGCCGCCGCCCTCTTTCAGAGTTACGTAATTCGACAATTGAACCAAATGGCCTCGGCCGTCCCTCAAATAAATTCTCTGGAGGATTTCGGGGGAAAGTCGCTCTTGCCGATCGATTTGGGCGATCACCTGGTATTCCTTTCCACCTTCCTTGAAGCGGCTCAAGTCAAGACCGCCCAACAAGATCTGGAGGGCTCGAGCGATGTCGGTGACTGCGATCCCGGCCTCGGCCGCGCGGTCTCGATCGATATCGAGTCGAAATTCCGGCTTGTTGAATTCAAAGTTGCTCCGGGCCTGGAAGAGAAACCCTTCGGCTCGAAAGGCTTCGAGGAGGCGCTGGGTGCGAGAGGCGAGGCGATCCAGGTCGGTATCTTGCAGCACCAATTGGAACGGTTGCCCGAATCCTCGGGTAACCGCCTTGGGGACGATCGGGATCGCAAAGGCTCCGCGCGTTTCGGAAATCATCCGGGACATCAGTCCGCGCGGCCCGTCCAACAGGTCGCTAACGTGCTTTCGTTCTCCCTCGGTCAGGCGAATAAACATGAAGGTCTCATTTGGGCGGCCTGGTCCGGAGCGTCCGAGGGCGACTGCTGCGAAATACATGTCGATCTCCGGCGTTTCGCCCGCAATCGACTCCATCGTTCTCAGCATTCGGTCCGTGTATTCCACGGTGGATCCTTCCGGCGCGACTCCAATCGCGATCAGTCGGCCCTTGTCTTCGGGCGGCAGAAATTCACTGTCGAGTCGCGTGTAGAGCCAGGCCGTAGCGGCAAACACCGCTGCGGCGACGGCGATCACCGTCTTGCGTCGACGGAGAGACGACTCCAGTGCCCGTTGATAGCGGACCTGGAGTCGATGGAAAGCCCGTTCAAAGAAGTTGTAAATTCGACCGTGTTCCTGCGCCGCCCGATACCGGAGGATTCGAGGGGTCAGCGCGGCGGTGAGCGTCAGCGCAACGAATGACGAAATCGCGACAGACCCGCAAACGGCTAGCGCGAATTCGACGAAGAGTCTTCCTACGAAAGTGGTTTGGAAGGCGAGGGGAATGAAGACGGCGATCAGCGACACCGTCGTTGCAATTACTGCCATGCCAATTTCGCGCATGCCGCGAATGGCGGCCTCCATAGGCGGCATCCCCTCTTCGATATGTCGATAAATGTTTTCGAGAACGATGATGGAGTCGTCGACGACGATGCCGATCGCCAAAACAAGCGCCAGCATCGTGAGGATGTTGATCGAAAATCCCAGCGCATACATGATAATGAAGGTGCCCGCTATCGAGACGGGAATCGTTAGCGCCGGGATGAGTGTCGATCGGATATTGCGGAGGAAAATGAAAATCGTGACAAGGACCAGACCGAAGGCGATGAACAGGGTGGTCCAGACTTCGCGAATCGCGCGCTCAACGAAGATGGCCTCATCATACGGGAAGTCGAGCTGCACATCGACGGGCAGGGAAGGGCGGATCCGTTCAATCTCCGCTTTCACGCGCTTTACGACCTCGATGACGTTTGCCTTGGATTGCCGCACGATACCGATGCCGACAGCCGGCTTACCCTGAAATCGCGCCAGAGAACGTTCGTCTTCAGCTGCGATTTCGGCGCGGCCAAGGTCTCCGAGGCGTATCAGCGCCCCGCTGTCGCTTCGGATGACCAAATCCTCAAATTCTTTCGGAGTGTTGAGGCCGCCGAAGGTAATAATTGAATATTCGCGTTCCCGATCTTCGATTCGACCGCTTGGCAATTCGACATTGTCGGCCTGAAGCCGGCGCTCGACATCGGCGATGGTTACTCCGTGTGCCGCCAACCGGTCAGGGTCGAGGCGCAGGCGCATCGCCATCTTCTTTCTGCCGCCGATGATGACGGAACTCACGCCGGGTATCGTTTGTAGGCGATCTTTGATCTGGGTTTCGGCGATTTGGGTCAGTTCCAGCGTAGAGTAATGGTCGCTGTACAGCGAGACCCACATGACCGGGAAAGCATCCGAGTCCTGCTTAGCAACCACCGGTTCAATGATGTCTTCTGGCAGCTCGCCACGCACGCGGGCGACTCGATCGCGTACGTCCTGGGCCGCGACATCAATGTCGCGTCCTAGATCGAACTCAACGGTTATTGAGCTGACCTGTTCGCGACTTTCGCTGGTCAGCGTCTTGATGCCCTCGATGCTGTTGATCGCTTCCTCAAGTTTTTCAGTCACCTCCGTCTCGACGACCCGGGCATTGGCGCCAGGATATACGGTGAGTACGTTGACAATGGGCGGATCAATGTCCGGAAGCTCACGGACAGACATTCGCTGCAGTGACACCAGGCCAAATAACACGATGGCCAGGCTCATCATGGAGGCGAAAATGGGCCTCTTGATGGAAACTTCGGAAATTTTCATGTTGATAACGGAATGCGGTGGGACAGCGGTCGTTCGTCTATGTAGATTTGGTTCGGGCGCCAGGCCTCAATTTTTGATGCCCCTCAGTCACGACGACATCCCCGGGGGCAAGCCCCGAGATCACTCGGGCACGTCCCGGTACGCGACTCCCGATTTCCACCGGCCGAAGCTGGACACGCGTATCTTCTCCAACGACGTACACAAACGATTGGTCTCCCCGTTGCATAATGGCGATGTCCGGCACAAGAAGGGCATCCTCATCTTCGCGCAGGACAACGGAGGCACGTGCGAACATGCCGGCGCGCAGCGCTCCATCCGTATTTCCCACTTCAGCTCGCACGAGCACAGTCCGAGTCGCCGAATCGACATCTGGCGAAATAAATCGAATCGATCCCTCGAATACCCGATCCGGCCATGCAGGAACCCTAATCTCAACGATCTGCCCAATCCGGATCGATGAAATGAATCGTTCTGGCAAACGCAAGTCCACCTTTATCACAGACTGATCAACAAGGGTTGCCAGATGGGCATATCGCGCAACCACCTGGCCCGGACTGACGAGGCGGACACCCATGATGCCATCGAACGGAGCACGAATGATGGTCTCCTCTAACTGCTCGCGAAGGCGTCGGACCGCGGCTTCACGGGCGTTGAATGCACTGCGGGCTGCATCGTATTCGGCTCTGGCGATGGTGCGAGAATTGAACATGCCTTCCGCGCGAATGAGTTCAGACTGAGCTAGTTCCAACGCGGCCTCGGCCTCGGCAAGGGCCGCACGCAATTTGCCGTCGTCAATTCGGAATAGGATCCGACCCTTCTCCACTGGGGCTCCTTCTTCGAAGTTGATTTCAACGATCCTTCCCTCGGCCTCGGATTTGATTTCTACCATCTCATTGGGCAGAAGGACGGCCGCTGCGGAAAACGTCTCGCGGAACTTTTGAGGGAGAATCGATTCAGATCGGATGAGGATTTCGGCATCTGGCGGCGGCCCACCTCCTTTCTCAAATCGGCTGGCGCAACCGGCTACAATCAGAGCCGCGGCCGCGATGGCCGCTACGAGAAGATGTCTGGGGTGTCGTTGCATGATTCACCTACGGGGAAAATTGGACGGTCAACGCCTCGAGCATCGCGAGATACGAGGCGCGATCTTTCTCTGGAAGGGGCTCGAAAAGAAGGCGCAGCGCCGAGCGGCGATGGCGCCGGGCTTGTTCGATTGCCCGACGGCCACGGGCCGTAAGCGAGATATCCACGTTTCGGCGATTGCCTTTGGGATGGAAGCGCCGAATAAGGCCCGATGACTCCAATCGACGTAGAAAGACCGAACCGGTCGACGGCTTCAATCGAAGCTGCTTGAGAAGAAGGGCTCTGGGGCAGGGCTCCTGGTAGCCAATGATCTCCAGTGCCCAGATTTCCTGGATCGTCACCCGATCGCATGACAAGCAGTCCTGCTCCCGCGCCAGAATGGCACGGCATAAGCGGGGAGTGAGCTCGGTGATCGCATCGATAAAGGCATCAAGTTGCATGTTGCATATTTCATAAAATGAATAATTCAAATTTCAAGAATTCTATCCTCTGCTGTAAAGATTTCGCGCGCGGGGCCGATCCCTTACCAATAGAAGTAGGCCTCTGTGAAAATGGATCCGGGCGGAACGCCGCGACGGAGGAGAATTTCACGAGCAGCCCGGATCATCGGGTGGCCTCCGCAGATGTAGATGTGGGCACCCAATGGGATTGAAATCTGTTCGAGCGCATCGGTTACTCGCATCGGTCGATCCGGCCAGCGGCTGATGCAGGGCATGTATACTGCACACCGAGGTTCGAATTCGCTGCGCCAGTAGAGCTCGACGGGAGTACGGACCCCATGCAGCACTATCGGTCGCAATTCGGGATATGTTCTGAGGAAGGATCGGAAGGGGGCGATCCCCGTACCGGTGGCGATGAGCAGACATGAAGCTTGGGGGTCGCGGAGCGTGAAGCTGCCCGTCGGCCCGCTGAAGGAAACGATGTCGCCCGGTTGCAACGCCGCGAGGCGTGGGGACACCAGCCCGTCGGGAATAACGCGTATGAGCAGACACAAATTTTCGTCTCGTTCGCCGGAGGCAATCGAGTAGGATCGATCTTCGGGCGGGTCACCAACATGAATTACGATTTCCTGGCCCGCGAAAAACTCCAAACCTGCACGTTCAATCTCCAGGCTTATCGTTCCCGGCGCCATCGTTGAAATATTTAGGACCCGTGCCTGAAGGCGGTTCATCGGTCAGGCTCCCATTCGTAAACGCGAAGCGTGTAGGTCCGTTTTCGCAGGCTGAACGAACGGTTGCTCCGATGCTGGACCCTCTCGGACGAGTCCAAACGAACGGGACCTTCGAGAAGCCGGGCGTTTTGGAACTGCGCCGGCCACGCCTCTAGACCATTTCGTGTGGAGGTGAGGAGAAGAATTCTCCGGCCCGTATTGACGAGTGCGCGCGCTGCCAGTTCTGGCGATCCCTCGCCGGCCAGAAGAGGTTCGCCGCTAACAACGTTAAGGCCATAGGCTAATGCAAGGGGGGTGCCGAACCTGAAATGATCGCTCACGATTAGGTCATCCGGTGATGCAAGCCTTGCGATGCGCTCGACAGCATCCATCGTGCCAAGGTGTTCCGCCGACCGCCACGCCTGTGCGGATTTCGGCACGACGGCGACGAAAGCTACAAGAATGAGAAGGAGGGCAACCCGCAGAACGACCTTTGGAAGTCGGCTCTTGGCGACCTTTTCCCAGAGCAGGCTGGCTCCGAACGCGAGAAGAGGAGGGGACCATGCCAGCCAGCGTTTGCACGCCCATGGGTGCAAATCGGCGGCGTGCTTGCGGAGGAGGGCCGCGAGTAGGGCGCTCGCCAGCCAGATCAGCCAGGGCGTGGCAGGCATGCGGGATCCGCGAAGAACAAGGCCGAGGGCGCCCACGAAGGCGAGCACTGCTGGGGCATAGGCCAGCCAAGCTTTCGCGTTTCCAGGGAATTCACGCCAACCTTCGATGAGAAACGATTCACGAACTAGCATCGCGATCAGTGGCGCCAGCGCCAGGAAACGGAACCATTTCAGTATGTGGACAAGACGTGAATTCGGGCAGCGACTAGCTATGAAACCGAGCGCCTCAAT harbors:
- a CDS encoding tyrosine recombinase XerC; translation: MMRSAQGPIDDPALVQFVRFLEGEKNASQHTVENYLMDLRQFVEVTWGRDARPPFPWNQVDRIAVRRFLAVVQKRGASPATARRKVSSLRSFFRYLLREEMVSANPVSGILLPKRERRLPSVFSVEEVGRLLAAPMLETPGASSRQDPFAECARRRDAAILEIIYSAGLRLSELTGLRVEELDLLSGVLRVRGKGKKERLCPLGRPALRALQAYLEARDRWLSARGLPLRGAPLFLNKNGGALTPRSVERMMKKYLLAAGLDPSKSPHALRHSFATHLLDAGADLRSVQELLGHASLSTTQIYTHVSIDRLREVYEKAHPRARL
- a CDS encoding efflux RND transporter permease subunit — translated: MKISEVSIKRPIFASMMSLAIVLFGLVSLQRMSVRELPDIDPPIVNVLTVYPGANARVVETEVTEKLEEAINSIEGIKTLTSESREQVSSITVEFDLGRDIDVAAQDVRDRVARVRGELPEDIIEPVVAKQDSDAFPVMWVSLYSDHYSTLELTQIAETQIKDRLQTIPGVSSVIIGGRKKMAMRLRLDPDRLAAHGVTIADVERRLQADNVELPSGRIEDREREYSIITFGGLNTPKEFEDLVIRSDSGALIRLGDLGRAEIAAEDERSLARFQGKPAVGIGIVRQSKANVIEVVKRVKAEIERIRPSLPVDVQLDFPYDEAIFVERAIREVWTTLFIAFGLVLVTIFIFLRNIRSTLIPALTIPVSIAGTFIIMYALGFSINILTMLALVLAIGIVVDDSIIVLENIYRHIEEGMPPMEAAIRGMREIGMAVIATTVSLIAVFIPLAFQTTFVGRLFVEFALAVCGSVAISSFVALTLTAALTPRILRYRAAQEHGRIYNFFERAFHRLQVRYQRALESSLRRRKTVIAVAAAVFAATAWLYTRLDSEFLPPEDKGRLIAIGVAPEGSTVEYTDRMLRTMESIAGETPEIDMYFAAVALGRSGPGRPNETFMFIRLTEGERKHVSDLLDGPRGLMSRMISETRGAFAIPIVPKAVTRGFGQPFQLVLQDTDLDRLASRTQRLLEAFRAEGFLFQARSNFEFNKPEFRLDIDRDRAAEAGIAVTDIARALQILLGGLDLSRFKEGGKEYQVIAQIDRQERLSPEILQRIYLRDGRGHLVQLSNYVTLKEGGGPNAIYHYNRFRSATIEGTPAGITLGEAMARAERILAELEPDARFAWAGESSDLRESGRGFYFIAALALIVVYMSLASQFESLLHPFTIMLTIPLAFFGAFGLLWTLDGLSVMGRAFYGWANYAPDPPKIAHILSAVFPRISGMNMNLISQIGLVLLIGMATKTSILLVEFANQRVAQGLSPIEAMREAGKLRFRPILMTSFSTILGILPIAFGWGAGGESRRPMGIVALGGLLTSTILTLVVIPVVYTVFAEWVARFRSPRRNGLTAAALIAAFALGVAFPAVAQTPADASKQPRGAFDLARCLDTAVAQNYEILSARERLRQQSGSVIEAEGRRIPNIRISGMYQEEAEDLGMPGKKNDATWNLGLEAVQSLYAGGSLAASSQARKLEEEAARLELQSVINNVLLEVRERFYAVLLARSQVRVQEQNVELLQEELQSAKNKLEAGAVSPFNVLRAEVALANGYPPLIRARNDYRLALEELARVLGFPPPAAGQEATLDVVGELSFDSFQTSLAEARALAFANRPELKRLALLREARARDLRAAKGSYQPQLNAFAGYQYQSDPMSEDRWENVDGWRAGLMLNWNLFDGQQTRGRILQAASALEQTRLAEEKARLDIDVEVRRAYSSFVEAQELVTATRKVVEQAEESLRLARSRFDVGAATQLDVLQSQQALTQARDNEVQALFSYNVALARLKKAAGIISQASEPAPAADPVE
- a CDS encoding efflux RND transporter periplasmic adaptor subunit; its protein translation is MQRHPRHLLVAAIAAAALIVAGCASRFEKGGGPPPDAEILIRSESILPQKFRETFSAAAVLLPNEMVEIKSEAEGRIVEINFEEGAPVEKGRILFRIDDGKLRAALAEAEAALELAQSELIRAEGMFNSRTIARAEYDAARSAFNAREAAVRRLREQLEETIIRAPFDGIMGVRLVSPGQVVARYAHLATLVDQSVIKVDLRLPERFISSIRIGQIVEIRVPAWPDRVFEGSIRFISPDVDSATRTVLVRAEVGNTDGALRAGMFARASVVLREDEDALLVPDIAIMQRGDQSFVYVVGEDTRVQLRPVEIGSRVPGRARVISGLAPGDVVVTEGHQKLRPGARTKST
- a CDS encoding MarR family transcriptional regulator yields the protein MQLDAFIDAITELTPRLCRAILAREQDCLSCDRVTIQEIWALEIIGYQEPCPRALLLKQLRLKPSTGSVFLRRLESSGLIRRFHPKGNRRNVDISLTARGRRAIEQARRHRRSALRLLFEPLPEKDRASYLAMLEALTVQFSP
- a CDS encoding FAD-binding oxidoreductase, with protein sequence MNRLQARVLNISTMAPGTISLEIERAGLEFFAGQEIVIHVGDPPEDRSYSIASGERDENLCLLIRVIPDGLVSPRLAALQPGDIVSFSGPTGSFTLRDPQASCLLIATGTGIAPFRSFLRTYPELRPIVLHGVRTPVELYWRSEFEPRCAVYMPCISRWPDRPMRVTDALEQISIPLGAHIYICGGHPMIRAAREILLRRGVPPGSIFTEAYFYW